Proteins encoded within one genomic window of Companilactobacillus zhachilii:
- a CDS encoding prepilin peptidase, producing the protein MSFIFNKQTNIAANKSTSTRIPSKKSHVNATFLKSYPQNLVILSEVINLKYFLYFTIFILGACIISFLKVIAHDYPQINTTRRSHCDYCGRILRWYEIIPIAGYFITNGKCSSCKNQINFWHPIIEAIGGLMFLLVVSLGDYKYLPLLIGLTILGFSDAEYGYVYPATYLIILPTILLSHLHILNALLTYLILLLISRKYAFGLGDIEILAMLSLIFGLIITLWILTIACSMCIVTFLIIKKRSFRFIPYLTFATGIVYLILSFNMRGAS; encoded by the coding sequence ATGAGCTTTATATTTAATAAACAAACTAATATTGCTGCCAATAAAAGCACGTCTACTAGAATACCATCTAAAAAAAGCCATGTCAATGCAACATTTCTAAAAAGTTATCCACAGAACCTCGTAATTTTATCTGAGGTGATTAATTTGAAATACTTTCTATACTTTACTATTTTCATACTAGGAGCTTGCATTATCTCCTTTCTAAAAGTCATTGCACATGATTATCCACAGATCAACACAACACGTCGATCACACTGTGATTACTGCGGTAGGATCTTACGATGGTACGAAATCATCCCTATTGCAGGCTATTTCATAACTAATGGTAAATGCTCAAGCTGTAAAAATCAAATCAATTTTTGGCATCCAATAATAGAGGCTATTGGCGGTTTGATGTTTTTATTGGTTGTCTCTTTAGGAGATTATAAATACTTACCATTACTTATTGGATTAACAATTTTAGGATTTAGCGATGCAGAGTATGGTTATGTCTACCCTGCCACTTACTTAATAATCCTGCCGACCATCTTATTAAGTCACTTGCACATCTTAAATGCTTTATTAACTTATTTAATTCTCCTATTAATAAGTCGCAAATATGCTTTTGGTTTAGGAGATATCGAAATACTGGCCATGCTCAGTTTGATATTTGGTTTAATTATCACACTGTGGATACTTACCATTGCCTGTTCAATGTGTATCGTTACTTTCCTAATCATTAAAAAAAGATCATTTAGATTTATCCCCTATCTAACTTTCGCTACGGGTATCGTCTATCTGATCTTATCGTTTAATATGCGTGGTGCTAGTTGA
- the rplD gene encoding 50S ribosomal protein L4, whose protein sequence is MTKITAYKDNGAENGAVEVKDAIFGIEPNDSVVTDAVIMQRASMRQGTHDVKNRSEVRGGGRKPWRQKGTGRARQGSIRSPQWVGGGVVFGPTPRSYAYHLPKKVSRLALKSVLSQKAADSNLIVIDSISYDKPSTKAFAQLLNTVGADNKALVVVEDGNDNVALSARNIDKVKVVAPEGVNVLDVINANKLVVTQAALSKIEEVLG, encoded by the coding sequence ATGACAAAAATCACAGCTTACAAAGATAACGGTGCTGAGAACGGTGCTGTTGAAGTAAAAGATGCAATCTTTGGTATCGAACCAAATGATAGTGTTGTTACAGATGCAGTCATCATGCAACGTGCATCAATGAGACAAGGTACTCATGATGTTAAGAACCGTTCCGAAGTACGTGGTGGTGGTAGAAAACCATGGCGTCAAAAGGGTACAGGACGTGCTCGTCAAGGTTCAATTAGATCACCTCAATGGGTAGGTGGTGGTGTCGTATTCGGCCCTACACCAAGATCTTATGCATATCACCTTCCTAAGAAGGTTAGCCGTTTGGCATTGAAGTCTGTACTTTCACAAAAGGCTGCTGACAGTAACCTAATCGTTATTGACTCAATTTCATACGACAAACCAAGTACAAAAGCTTTTGCACAATTACTAAATACAGTAGGTGCTGACAATAAAGCTCTTGTAGTTGTTGAAGATGGTAACGACAACGTTGCTTTATCAGCAAGAAACATTGATAAAGTTAAAGTTGTTGCACCAGAAGGTGTTAACGTTCTTGACGTTATTAACGCTAACAAGTTAGTTGTTACACAAGCAGCACTTTCTAAGATTGAGGAGGTGCTTGGATAA
- a CDS encoding GNAT family N-acetyltransferase yields MIIYKENSHVTKKNLQQLYSSVNWTAYTNNLDVLEKACNNSLSVITAWHSEHLIGLIRVIGDGYTIMYVQDILVEPAFQNQKIGTTLMNKILSQYKDVRQKVLLTEDAADIRHFYEKFGFKSCDEGSTVAFYREF; encoded by the coding sequence ATGATTATTTACAAAGAAAACAGTCATGTGACAAAAAAGAATTTACAGCAATTATATTCAAGCGTTAACTGGACCGCATATACAAACAATCTTGATGTACTTGAAAAAGCCTGCAATAATTCTTTATCAGTAATAACCGCCTGGCATAGTGAACACCTAATAGGTTTAATTAGAGTGATTGGCGATGGATACACAATCATGTACGTTCAAGATATTTTAGTCGAGCCAGCTTTTCAAAACCAAAAGATTGGAACTACTCTAATGAACAAAATTTTGAGTCAATATAAGGACGTCAGACAAAAGGTTCTACTAACAGAAGACGCCGCCGATATAAGACACTTTTATGAGAAATTTGGTTTTAAATCATGTGATGAAGGTTCAACAGTCGCTTTCTATAGAGAATTTTAA
- the rplC gene encoding 50S ribosomal protein L3 — translation MARKGILGKKVGMTQIFTDNGELVPVTVVEATPNVVMQLKTVENDGYEAVQLGFEDRREVLSNKPAKGHAEKANTTPKHYIREFRDVEMGDYELGGNVTVDTFNSGDIVDVTGTTKGHGMQGNIKRFGQARGPETHGSRYHRVAGSMGAIINRVFKGKMLPGVMGNNRVTTQNLEIVKVDTEHNAIMIKGNVPGANKSLVKIQTAVKANQK, via the coding sequence ATGGCCAGAAAAGGAATTCTTGGTAAAAAAGTCGGAATGACTCAAATTTTCACTGACAACGGTGAACTTGTTCCCGTAACAGTTGTTGAAGCAACACCAAACGTTGTTATGCAACTTAAGACAGTTGAAAATGATGGTTATGAGGCCGTTCAACTAGGTTTTGAAGATAGACGTGAAGTTCTATCAAACAAACCTGCCAAAGGTCATGCAGAAAAGGCAAATACAACTCCTAAACATTACATTCGCGAATTCCGCGATGTTGAAATGGGAGACTACGAATTAGGTGGCAACGTTACAGTTGATACATTTAATTCTGGTGATATTGTCGACGTTACAGGTACAACAAAGGGACACGGAATGCAAGGTAACATCAAGCGTTTTGGTCAAGCCAGAGGTCCAGAAACTCACGGTTCTAGATATCACCGTGTTGCTGGTTCAATGGGTGCCATCATTAACCGTGTATTCAAGGGTAAGATGCTTCCTGGTGTCATGGGTAACAACCGTGTTACTACACAAAACCTTGAAATCGTTAAAGTTGATACTGAACACAATGCAATTATGATCAAGGGAAATGTTCCCGGTGCTAACAAATCATTAGTTAAAATTCAAACAGCTGTTAAAGCTAATCAAAAATAG
- a CDS encoding alpha/beta hydrolase, giving the protein MQKQELAYQDTKFNLDTYWVDPIADFGAPTKRPLAIICPGGAFKFLTDREAQPIAFKFNALGMHALVLDYQLVDDDKTVYPLALQELATTLNWLKTQDDEHHIDLSRVVLVGFSAGSHVVANFNSIMLDEEQRTKFFSDELSVRPAANILCYPVIDMTIGWPKDEDWAMKIAPDIYYWQAQEHLTEHGKPTFIWQTVTDATVPVMNSILYAQKMDMLHIPYEMHLFGSGAHGLSLGNYITQNPGNEDNLNEFDTKWWELCVNWLKLEKILPNR; this is encoded by the coding sequence TTGCAAAAACAAGAGCTAGCTTATCAAGATACCAAATTCAATTTAGATACATATTGGGTTGATCCAATTGCCGATTTTGGAGCACCAACAAAACGTCCATTGGCAATTATTTGTCCAGGGGGAGCTTTTAAATTTTTAACTGACAGAGAAGCTCAGCCGATTGCTTTTAAGTTTAATGCATTAGGTATGCATGCCTTAGTTTTAGATTATCAATTAGTTGACGATGACAAAACGGTTTATCCATTGGCATTGCAAGAACTTGCTACTACTTTAAACTGGTTGAAAACACAAGATGATGAGCACCATATTGATTTAAGTAGAGTAGTTCTAGTCGGATTTTCAGCTGGAAGTCATGTGGTGGCAAACTTTAATTCTATTATGTTAGATGAGGAGCAACGAACTAAATTTTTCAGCGATGAATTGTCAGTTCGACCTGCAGCCAATATTTTATGCTATCCAGTGATCGATATGACGATTGGTTGGCCTAAAGACGAAGACTGGGCTATGAAGATTGCACCAGATATTTATTATTGGCAAGCACAAGAACATTTAACTGAACATGGGAAGCCAACTTTTATTTGGCAGACAGTTACCGATGCCACAGTGCCAGTAATGAATTCGATTCTTTATGCGCAAAAGATGGATATGTTGCATATTCCGTATGAAATGCACTTATTTGGATCAGGTGCTCATGGATTGTCTCTAGGAAATTACATAACTCAAAATCCTGGTAATGAAGACAATTTGAATGAGTTCGATACTAAATGGTGGGAACTTTGTGTTAACTGGCTTAAATTAGAAAAGATTTTGCCTAATAGATAA
- the rplB gene encoding 50S ribosomal protein L2 — MAIIKYKPTTNGRRNMTGSDFSEITKTTPEKTLLESQSHTAGRNSYGHITVRHRGGGHKQKYRVIDFKRIKDGVKATVKSIEYDPNRTANIALIHYSDGVKSYILAPKGLEVGQVIESGKDADIKPGNALALADIPVGTTIHNVELKPGKGGQLGRSAGTSIQLLGRDGKYSILRLPSGEVRLVLSTCRATVGSIGNEQHELIKIGKAGRKRWLGMRPTVRGSVMNPNDHPHGGGEGKAPIGHPSPMSPWGKKTLGKKTRSTHAKSEKLIVRHRKGK, encoded by the coding sequence ATGGCGATTATCAAGTATAAACCAACCACAAACGGTCGTCGTAATATGACAGGTTCTGACTTTTCTGAGATCACTAAGACAACTCCTGAAAAGACACTTCTAGAATCACAAAGCCATACTGCTGGTCGTAACTCATACGGTCATATTACAGTTCGTCACCGTGGTGGTGGACACAAACAAAAATACCGTGTTATTGATTTCAAACGTATCAAAGACGGTGTAAAGGCTACAGTTAAGTCAATCGAATACGATCCTAACCGTACTGCTAATATTGCACTTATTCACTATTCAGATGGTGTTAAATCATACATCTTAGCTCCTAAGGGTCTTGAAGTAGGACAAGTTATCGAATCTGGTAAAGATGCAGATATCAAACCAGGTAACGCACTTGCACTTGCTGATATTCCTGTTGGTACAACAATCCACAACGTTGAATTGAAACCTGGTAAGGGTGGTCAACTTGGCCGTTCAGCCGGTACTTCAATCCAATTGCTTGGTAGAGATGGAAAGTATTCAATCTTACGTTTGCCTTCTGGTGAAGTTCGCTTGGTTCTTTCAACTTGCCGTGCAACTGTTGGTTCAATCGGTAATGAACAACATGAACTTATTAAGATTGGTAAAGCTGGTCGTAAGCGCTGGTTAGGTATGAGACCTACAGTTCGTGGATCAGTAATGAACCCTAACGATCACCCACACGGTGGTGGTGAAGGTAAAGCTCCTATCGGTCATCCATCTCCTATGTCACCATGGGGTAAGAAGACTCTTGGTAAGAAAACTCGTTCAACTCATGCCAAATCTGAAAAGCTTATCGTTCGTCATAGAAAAGGTAAGTAA
- the rplV gene encoding 50S ribosomal protein L22 — protein sequence MAEQEITSATARVTNVRIAPRKARLVIDLIRGKQAAEALAILQFTPRAGSPIIAKALKSAIANAEHNFDLDAQNLFVSEAFVDEGPTLKRFRPRAKGSASPINKRTSHITVVVSEKE from the coding sequence ATGGCAGAACAAGAAATTACATCTGCAACAGCTAGAGTTACTAACGTGCGTATTGCACCTCGTAAGGCTCGCCTTGTTATTGACTTAATCAGAGGCAAACAAGCTGCTGAGGCACTTGCAATTTTGCAATTCACACCTAGAGCAGGCTCTCCAATTATTGCTAAAGCTCTTAAGTCAGCAATTGCAAACGCAGAACATAACTTTGATTTAGATGCACAAAACTTATTCGTTAGCGAAGCATTCGTAGACGAAGGACCAACTCTAAAACGTTTCCGTCCTAGAGCAAAAGGTTCAGCATCACCAATTAACAAGAGAACAAGTCACATTACAGTAGTTGTAAGTGAGAAAGAATAG
- a CDS encoding CPBP family intramembrane glutamic endopeptidase: MNNNLEFSYNNRFPTNNKDKFYFILFKVQVILNALIIFSYSAVTKNLYLFGPIILNLLALYLKPNPDKILDRMNFIFQLFFQVFIIAESYYYLINVTMHLYNWNLPTSIGLWLVSMLVMYLPYMIVFYGRIRNKLLQLLTVFFTFEVIAMGASSIVTYGTILYFNPFIGLLTNSSFLGALIFLILTLTIMHHWNYEYPKMRLSQAASFKVMVPLLVISIWFIMWNAFGGGNTLLKSFFTFNFSGISFKPQFVLSGLEAGLAEELLFRYAFLTILLKAFQNNRYQIFYAAGISSLCFGLIHLGNISAGQSLGNTINQAIFAFGMGLLMCGVYLYTDLFYVPVIFHTLLDTLVFSVSGELMSGKVTIIDSLLTALETGLFVIVAILLLVAVYNRRNTSFNFKYSY, translated from the coding sequence TTGAATAATAATCTCGAATTTAGTTATAATAACAGGTTTCCAACAAATAATAAAGACAAATTTTATTTTATTTTGTTCAAGGTTCAAGTAATCCTTAATGCACTCATTATTTTTAGCTATAGTGCGGTAACCAAAAACCTTTATTTGTTTGGGCCAATCATTCTTAATTTATTAGCTTTGTATCTTAAACCTAATCCAGATAAAATTTTGGATCGGATGAATTTTATTTTTCAGTTATTCTTCCAGGTTTTTATCATTGCTGAATCCTATTACTACCTAATCAATGTCACAATGCATCTATATAATTGGAACTTACCGACCTCAATCGGTTTGTGGTTAGTTTCAATGTTGGTCATGTATCTTCCTTATATGATTGTCTTCTATGGAAGAATTAGGAATAAGCTGCTACAACTACTTACAGTCTTTTTTACTTTTGAAGTTATTGCAATGGGTGCATCCAGTATCGTGACATATGGAACAATTTTATATTTTAATCCGTTTATTGGTTTATTAACTAACTCTTCTTTTCTAGGAGCTTTGATTTTCTTAATCCTAACTTTGACCATTATGCACCATTGGAACTACGAGTACCCTAAAATGCGTTTATCGCAAGCTGCAAGTTTTAAAGTTATGGTGCCATTACTAGTAATCAGTATTTGGTTTATTATGTGGAATGCATTTGGTGGCGGCAATACCTTATTAAAGTCCTTTTTTACATTCAACTTTTCAGGCATTTCATTTAAACCTCAATTTGTTCTTAGTGGTCTAGAAGCTGGTTTGGCGGAAGAATTACTATTCAGATATGCTTTCTTAACAATTCTATTGAAAGCTTTTCAAAACAATCGTTATCAAATCTTTTACGCCGCAGGTATTAGTAGCCTTTGTTTTGGTCTAATTCATTTAGGTAATATTTCTGCAGGTCAGAGTTTAGGTAACACAATCAATCAAGCCATTTTTGCTTTCGGTATGGGCTTATTAATGTGTGGTGTTTACTTATATACTGACCTCTTCTATGTACCGGTTATCTTCCATACCCTACTTGATACCCTAGTCTTTAGTGTCTCAGGTGAATTAATGTCTGGCAAAGTAACTATCATAGACAGCTTATTAACCGCGCTAGAGACTGGACTATTTGTAATCGTGGCCATTCTGTTACTAGTTGCTGTTTATAATAGAAGAAACACGTCATTTAATTTTAAATATAGCTATTAA
- the rplW gene encoding 50S ribosomal protein L23 has protein sequence MSARDVIIRPVVTESSMDAMSDKKYTFDVALDANKVLVRQAVEEVFGVKVKQVNIMNVSGKKKRQGRYVGFTAKRRKAIVTLTADSDEIKIFDEE, from the coding sequence ATGAGCGCAAGAGACGTAATTATTCGCCCCGTTGTAACTGAAAGCTCAATGGATGCTATGAGCGACAAGAAATATACTTTCGATGTTGCCCTAGATGCTAACAAGGTTCTTGTTAGACAAGCTGTTGAAGAAGTTTTCGGTGTTAAAGTTAAACAAGTAAATATCATGAATGTTTCTGGTAAGAAGAAGCGCCAAGGCCGTTATGTTGGTTTTACAGCAAAACGTCGTAAGGCTATTGTTACACTTACAGCAGATTCAGATGAAATTAAGATTTTTGACGAAGAATAA
- the rpsL gene encoding 30S ribosomal protein S12 — MPTINQLVRKGRKSQTSKSDAPALNYGYNSMKKVATKNPAPQKRGVATRVGTMTPKKPNSALRKYARVRLSNLIEVTAYIPGIGHNLQEHSVVLVRGGRVKDLPGVRYHVVRGALDTAGVDGRMQSRSKYGAKRPKK, encoded by the coding sequence ATGCCTACAATTAATCAATTAGTTCGCAAAGGCCGTAAGTCACAAACTTCTAAGTCCGATGCACCTGCATTGAACTACGGCTACAATAGTATGAAGAAAGTTGCCACAAAGAACCCAGCTCCACAAAAACGTGGTGTTGCAACTCGTGTCGGAACAATGACACCTAAGAAACCTAACTCTGCCCTACGTAAGTACGCCCGTGTTAGATTATCAAACCTTATTGAAGTAACAGCATATATCCCTGGTATTGGTCATAACCTACAAGAGCATAGTGTTGTCCTTGTCCGTGGTGGACGTGTAAAGGATCTACCTGGTGTTCGTTATCACGTTGTTCGTGGTGCCTTAGATACAGCCGGTGTTGATGGACGTATGCAAAGTCGTTCAAAATATGGTGCTAAGAGACCTAAGAAATAA
- the rpsS gene encoding 30S ribosomal protein S19 produces MSRSLKKGPFADAHLLKKIDAQADSDKKSVIKTWSRRSTIFPSFVGYTIAVHDGRKHVPVYIQEDMVGHKLGEFVPTRTFHGHATDDKKTAKK; encoded by the coding sequence ATGAGTCGTAGTTTAAAAAAAGGACCATTCGCTGATGCACACCTTCTAAAGAAGATCGATGCACAAGCAGACTCTGACAAAAAGTCAGTTATCAAAACATGGTCAAGACGTTCAACAATTTTTCCTAGTTTTGTAGGATACACAATCGCAGTTCATGATGGACGTAAGCATGTTCCAGTTTATATCCAAGAAGATATGGTTGGACACAAGTTAGGTGAATTCGTACCTACACGTACATTCCATGGTCACGCAACAGATGATAAGAAGACAGCTAAGAAATAA
- the rpsJ gene encoding 30S ribosomal protein S10, whose amino-acid sequence MASQKIRIRLKAYEHRILDQSADKIVETAKRTGAQISGPIPLPTERSLYTVLASPHKHKDSREQFEMRTHKRLIDVVNPTKKTVDSLMKLDLPSGVDIEIKL is encoded by the coding sequence ATGGCAAGTCAAAAAATTCGCATTCGTTTGAAGGCTTATGAACATCGTATTCTAGATCAATCAGCTGACAAAATTGTGGAAACAGCAAAGAGAACTGGAGCTCAAATTTCAGGTCCAATTCCATTGCCTACAGAACGTTCACTATATACAGTGTTAGCTTCACCACATAAGCATAAGGATTCTAGAGAACAATTCGAAATGCGTACACATAAAAGACTTATCGACGTTGTTAACCCAACAAAGAAGACGGTTGATTCACTTATGAAGTTGGATCTACCATCAGGTGTTGACATTGAAATTAAATTATAA
- the rpsG gene encoding 30S ribosomal protein S7 — MRKGRAPKRDVLPDPMYNSKLVTRLINHLMYDGKRGTASSILYRAFDIIKDKTGNEPLDVFEEAMNNVMPVLEVKARRIGGSNYQIPIEVRPDRRTTLGLRWITSYARLRGEHTMDQRLANEIMDAANNTGAAVKKREDTHKMADANRAFAHYRW; from the coding sequence ATGCGTAAAGGTAGAGCTCCAAAACGTGATGTTTTGCCAGATCCAATGTACAACTCAAAGCTAGTAACTCGTTTGATTAACCACTTAATGTATGATGGTAAAAGAGGTACAGCTTCATCAATTCTATATCGTGCATTCGATATTATTAAGGATAAGACAGGCAACGAACCATTGGACGTGTTTGAAGAAGCAATGAACAATGTTATGCCTGTTCTTGAAGTTAAGGCTCGCCGTATCGGTGGTTCTAACTATCAAATTCCTATCGAAGTTCGTCCAGACCGTCGTACTACTTTAGGACTTCGTTGGATCACAAGTTATGCTCGTCTACGTGGTGAACATACAATGGACCAACGTCTTGCAAATGAAATTATGGATGCAGCTAACAATACTGGTGCTGCTGTTAAAAAACGTGAAGATACACATAAGATGGCCGATGCTAACCGTGCATTCGCTCACTATCGTTGGTAG
- the rpsC gene encoding 30S ribosomal protein S3, with translation MGQKINPVGFRVGVIRDWDAKWYANNKDFSTFLHEDLKIRKYIEDKLSNASVSRIEIERTAKNVTVSIHTAKPGMVIGKGGSEVEKLRNELNSLTNRNIHINIIEIKKPDLDAKLVGESIARQLEARIAFRRAQRQAVQRSRRAGAKGIKVQISGRLNGADMARREWHTEGTVPLHTLRADIDYAWVEAKTTYGNLGVKTWIYRGEVLPAKPQHNNETKNEGKGE, from the coding sequence GTGGGTCAAAAGATTAATCCAGTCGGATTCCGTGTCGGTGTAATCCGTGACTGGGATGCCAAATGGTATGCAAACAACAAAGACTTTTCAACATTTTTACATGAAGATCTTAAGATTCGTAAGTATATTGAAGACAAACTTTCAAATGCTTCTGTCTCAAGAATCGAAATCGAACGTACTGCTAAGAACGTTACTGTTTCAATTCACACTGCCAAGCCAGGTATGGTAATTGGTAAGGGTGGTTCTGAAGTTGAAAAATTACGTAATGAACTAAACAGTCTAACTAACAGAAACATTCACATCAACATCATCGAAATCAAGAAACCTGATCTAGATGCAAAACTTGTTGGTGAAAGTATCGCTCGTCAACTTGAAGCTCGTATTGCTTTCAGACGTGCACAACGTCAAGCAGTTCAACGTTCAAGACGTGCCGGTGCTAAAGGTATCAAGGTACAAATTTCTGGTCGTTTAAACGGTGCCGATATGGCTCGTCGTGAATGGCATACAGAGGGAACTGTTCCTTTGCACACATTGCGTGCTGATATCGACTATGCTTGGGTTGAAGCAAAGACAACTTACGGTAATTTAGGTGTTAAGACTTGGATCTACCGTGGTGAAGTTCTTCCTGCTAAACCACAACACAACAACGAAACAAAAAATGAAGGGAAAGGAGAATAA
- the fusA gene encoding elongation factor G: MANKREFPLEETRNIGIMAHIDAGKTTTTERILYYTGKIHKIGETHDGASQMDWMAQEQERGITITSAATTAEWKGNRINIIDTPGHVDFTIEVERSLRVLDGAITVLDAQSGVEPQTENVWRQASTYGVPRIVFVNKMDKIGANFDYSVETLHERLQANAHAVQMPIGAEDKFEGVIDLIEMKADLYDEDELGTKWDTVDVPEEYRAEAEKKRSELIESVADVDDDIMDKYLEGEEISNDEIRAAIRKATINLKFFPVLAGSAFKNKGVQMLMDAVVDYLPSPLDVRPYKATDPKDDSEVELMADDSKPFAGLAFKIATDPFVGRLTYIRVYRGSLESGSYVLNSTKDKRERVGRLLQMHSNHRKEIPEVFSGDIAAVIGLKNTTTGDSLTDPSDPLILESLDIPDPVIQVSIEPNSKEDRDKMDVAIQKLSEEDPTFQAETNPETGETLIAGMGELHLDIMVDRMKREFNVACKVGEPQVAYRETFTQQTSAQGKFVRQSGGKGQYGDVWVEFTPNEEGKGFEFEDAIVGGVVPREYIPSVEQGLKEAMENGVLAGYPLIDVKAKLYDGSYHEVDSSEAAFKIAASMSLRNASKSAGAVILEPIMKVEIVTPEEYLGDVMGQVTARRGRVEGMEARGNAQLINAFVPLAEMFGYATTLRSATQGRGTFTMTMDHYEKVPKSIQAEIIKKNGGNPEA; this comes from the coding sequence ATGGCTAATAAACGTGAATTTCCACTAGAAGAAACCAGAAATATTGGTATCATGGCCCATATCGATGCCGGTAAAACTACAACTACTGAACGTATTTTGTACTATACTGGTAAAATCCATAAAATTGGTGAAACACATGATGGTGCTTCACAAATGGACTGGATGGCCCAAGAACAAGAACGTGGTATTACTATTACATCAGCTGCTACAACTGCTGAATGGAAAGGTAACCGTATCAACATCATCGATACTCCCGGACACGTTGACTTCACAATTGAAGTTGAACGTTCACTACGTGTGCTAGATGGTGCTATTACAGTTCTTGATGCTCAATCTGGTGTTGAACCACAAACTGAAAACGTTTGGCGTCAAGCTTCAACATACGGTGTTCCACGTATTGTTTTTGTTAACAAGATGGATAAAATCGGTGCTAACTTCGACTACTCAGTTGAAACACTTCACGAAAGACTTCAAGCTAATGCGCATGCTGTTCAAATGCCTATTGGTGCCGAAGACAAATTCGAAGGTGTTATCGACTTGATCGAAATGAAAGCCGACCTTTATGATGAAGATGAATTAGGTACAAAGTGGGATACAGTTGATGTTCCTGAAGAATACCGTGCCGAAGCAGAAAAGAAACGTTCTGAATTGATCGAATCTGTTGCTGATGTTGATGATGATATCATGGACAAGTACCTTGAAGGTGAAGAAATCAGTAACGACGAAATTCGTGCAGCTATTCGTAAGGCTACAATCAACTTGAAGTTCTTCCCAGTTCTTGCAGGTTCTGCCTTCAAGAACAAGGGTGTTCAAATGTTGATGGATGCGGTTGTTGATTACCTACCATCACCACTTGATGTACGTCCTTATAAAGCTACAGATCCTAAAGATGACTCAGAAGTTGAACTTATGGCTGACGATAGCAAACCATTTGCTGGTCTAGCATTTAAGATCGCTACTGACCCATTCGTTGGACGTCTAACATACATTCGTGTATATAGAGGTTCACTAGAATCAGGTTCTTATGTCTTGAACTCAACAAAAGACAAACGTGAACGTGTTGGTCGTTTGCTACAAATGCATTCTAACCACCGTAAGGAAATCCCAGAAGTATTCTCAGGTGATATCGCTGCTGTTATCGGTTTGAAGAACACTACAACTGGTGATTCTCTAACAGATCCTTCAGATCCATTGATTCTTGAATCATTGGATATTCCAGATCCAGTTATCCAAGTTTCTATCGAACCTAACTCAAAGGAAGATAGAGATAAGATGGATGTTGCTATCCAAAAACTATCTGAAGAAGATCCTACTTTCCAAGCTGAAACAAATCCTGAAACTGGTGAAACTCTTATCGCCGGAATGGGTGAATTGCACTTGGATATCATGGTTGACCGTATGAAACGTGAATTTAACGTTGCATGTAAGGTTGGTGAACCTCAAGTTGCTTACCGTGAAACATTTACACAACAAACAAGTGCTCAAGGTAAGTTCGTTCGTCAATCTGGTGGTAAAGGTCAATATGGTGATGTATGGGTTGAATTTACACCTAATGAAGAAGGTAAAGGCTTCGAATTCGAAGACGCTATCGTCGGTGGTGTTGTTCCTCGTGAATACATTCCATCAGTTGAACAAGGTTTGAAGGAAGCTATGGAAAACGGTGTTCTTGCCGGTTATCCATTGATCGATGTTAAGGCCAAGTTGTATGATGGTTCATACCACGAAGTCGATTCATCAGAAGCTGCCTTTAAGATTGCCGCTTCAATGTCACTACGTAACGCATCTAAGAGTGCTGGTGCCGTAATTCTTGAACCTATTATGAAGGTTGAAATTGTTACACCAGAAGAATATCTTGGAGATGTTATGGGACAAGTTACTGCTCGTCGTGGACGTGTTGAAGGTATGGAAGCACGTGGTAATGCACAACTTATCAATGCTTTCGTTCCACTTGCAGAAATGTTTGGTTACGCTACAACACTTCGTTCAGCAACTCAAGGTCGTGGTACATTTACAATGACAATGGATCACTACGAAAAGGTTCCTAAGTCAATTCAAGCTGAAATTATTAAGAAGAACGGTGGTAACCCTGAAGCTTAG